Genomic window (Chloroflexota bacterium):
TCCCGTGTGCGCTTGCTCATACCTGCCCCTAGCGGAGGATTGCGCCCTACAATAGCCGAAAACGCGCTGCATGACAAAACGGCGCGTCGCGCGTGCGCCGCGCGTGGACGCTGCCTCTCATCCCTAGGTCGGGGTCCCATACCCGACACCGCATCTGGCGGCTAGGGATAGCCGCCCTACAGGATAGCCGCACTGCTCGCCGCCCCCGCGCGCAACTTGACGCCTGCGCTTGGCGCACATAGAATGCCGGTACAGACCATGCGGAGGGGTGCGAACATGAACCTGTGGAATGAACTTCCCGTAGGCCCCGACTGGCCCGAAGTCATCAACGTCATCGTGGAGATTCCCAAGGGGAGCCGCAACAAATACGAGTACGACAAGCGCCTGGGCGTGATCAAACTGAATCGTGTCCTGTTCTCGTCCCTGTACTACCCCGGCGACTACGGGCTTATTCCGCGCACCCACTACGAGGACGGCGACCCGCTGGATGTGCTGGTGATGATCAACGAGCCGACCTTCCCCGGCTGCGTGCTGGAGGCGCGGCCGGTGGCGTTCTTCCGCATGATGGACAGGGACTTGCCCGACGACAAGGTGCTGGCCGTACCCGCGTCGGACCCGCTCTACACCGAAATCCGCGACCTGGAGGATGTCCCACCTCACTTCCTCCGCGAGGTGGCCCACTTCTTCTCTGTGTATAAGGACCTGGAAGAGATTCGCGTCAAGCCCATTGGCTGGGAACCGCGCGAAGCCGCCTACGAACACATACGCCATGCGGTTGAGTTGTACAGCAGAGAGGGCGCTCGGCTGCGATAGTCATGCCGACGCCGCACCCGGAGGTGAAGATTGCGCACGACCCGCTATGTCCTGTCCGCCTTCGTCATATTCGCGCTCATCATCGGCGCGTTTGGGGCCGGCTTTGTGGCCCGTGGATGGCTGACCGCCCGCTATCAGCAGCAGCCCGCCAGCGTTGAGCAGCAGTTCGCCATCTTCTGGGAAGCGTGGAATATCGCTCAGGAGAACTTTGTGGACCCGACCGCGCTGGACCCCAAGGCCATGACCTACGGGGCCATCCGCGGGATGTTGGATTCGCTGGGAGACATCGGCCACACCCGCTTCCTCACGCCGAAGGACCTGGCCGAGGAGCGCGTGAGCATGACCGGCAAGTATTCCGGCATCGGCGCGGAGATTGGGATGCGCGACGGTCGCCCCGTTATTATCGCGCCGTTTGACGGCTCGCCGGCCCAACAGGCGGGCATCCAGGCGGGCGACTACATCATCCGCGTGGACGGCGAGGACACCAGCGGCCTGTCGCTGGACGAGGTGGTGGCCCGCATCCGAGGCCCCGAGGGGTCGCAGGTTACCCTCACCATCATGCGCCCCGGCAGCGCCTCGCTGCTGGAGTTCACCATCGTGCGCGAGGTCATTCGCATCGCCGCCGTATCGTGGGCCATGATCCCCGAAACCCACATCGCCCACATACGCATCAGCCAGTTTAGCGCCACTGCCCTGCCCGGCCTCAAGGACGCCCTCACGGCGGCCAAGAATGCCGGCGCGCAGGCGCTCATCGTGGACGTGCGCAACAACCCCGGCGGGCTTCTGGATCAGGCCGTGTCCGTCGCCAGCCAGTTCTTGGCCTCGGGCAACGTGGTTCTGGAGGAGCGGCGGGACGGCTCGCGCAAGCCCTACCCGGTGGAGCGGGGTGGATTGGCCGTAGACATCCCCATCGCGGTGCTGGTGAACGAGGGGTCGGCCAGCGCGTCCGAGATTTTCGCGGGTGCCATCCAGGACAACGGGCGGGGCGTCATCGTGGGCCAGCCTACTTTCGGCACCGGCACCGTGCTGTCCACGTTCAATCTCAGCGACGGCTCGGCCATCCTGCTCGGCACGGCGCAGTGGCTCACGCCGAGCGGGCGCAGCCTGCGGCGCCAGGGCATCACGCCGGACGAGGTCGTGGCGCTCCCCGCCGACGGGACCATCCTCACGCCTGCCAAGTCGGGAACCTTGGCCCCCGACGAGATTGAGAAGGCTGGCGACACCCAACTGGCCCGCGCCATTCGGATTCTGGCACCGCAGACGGCGACGGCCTCCGGCTTCGCCGCCGCCACCACCGTGCCCGACAGGCAGTGCTCCAGCGTTTCGCGTTGAGGGCGCAGCCGCGGCGAAGAGGCATGCGGCCCGAGACCCTGGGGTCTTCGCACTCGTGGGGCGCTTGACCTCACCCATCCCCACCCCAGCCCTCCGCGTACCCGATGCGCGGCGGAGAGAAAAGGGGAGGGTGCGGGAGGGGTTAGGTGAAGTTGAACATACGGGCGACGCTCGGATACCGTAGCCCAGGCACGTAGGTCGGCTCTCCATAGCCGCCGGAGGCGTAGGGCAGGTATGGAAGCCCGCCCTGCGCGCGCTATTGTCCATTCGCGTGGATTCGCGAGATTCGCGGTTACAACCCCGCAGGTTTGCTTTGCTCCGCTCGCGATGGGGCTAGCCCAAGCCGCGGTTGCCTTGCCGTGCCATGTGATGCTATAATACGTGCACTATACGCGCAAGGACTGATGCCGTGAACCAGCAACCCGTCGCAATGCCCCCTCTGGCCACGCTGTCCGGGGAGGCCATGGAAGGTCTGGCGTCGCTCTTCCGCCCGCGAACCGTGGGCAAGGACGAGTATTTGTTCTTTGAGGGCGACCCGGCGGATACGCTGTACCTGGTGGGCAGCGGGCGCATCAAGGTCCTGAAGCATTCCGACACGGGCAAGGAGATGCTCCTGGAAATCGTGTCGGCGGGCGACACCGTGGGCGAAATCGGCATCCTGGACGGCTCGGTCTATCCCGTCTCGGCCCAGGCCATGGAAACGTCGCAGGTGTGGGGAATTCGCCGCGCGGACTATCTCCGCGCGCTGGATCGGCATCCGGAACTGGCGCTCCAGACGGCGCGGAGCCTGGGCAAGCGGCTCCAGGAAGCGTACCAGACCATGATGAGCCTGGCGGTGGAGCGGGTGGAGCGGCGAATCGCCCGCGTCCTGCTGAAACTGGCCGCCGCCACGGGCCAGCGCACGGGCGAAGGCATCCTCATCAACGCCCCCATCACCCGCCAGGACATCGCCGACATGACGGGCACCACCGTGGAGACGGCCATTCGCGTCATGAGCCGATGGACCAAGCGCGGCATCATCCGTTCGCGGCGCGGGCGCATCACCCTGGTTCAGCCGCACCAACTGGTGCTCATCGCCGAGGAAGTAGGGCGCGAGTAGCGCGGGGCAATGCAACCCCACTAAATTGCGCAATCTATCACAATCGGATTTGCATTCGGCGCTCCGTTGGAGTATAATCCCCGCCGTTGTGCGCACGGCGGGGCAGATTCGCACCCACCGCGCCCGAATCTCTAGGAAGTGGGTGAAGATCATGATAGAAACCTTCTCTACGCCGAAATCCATCGCTGTCATTGGAGCATCCCGCGAGACCGACAAACTGGGCTACTCGGTGCTCAACAACATTGTCCAGTACGGCTACCCGGGAAAGGTTTATCCCATCAACCCCAAGGCCGACGAGATTCTCGGCCTGAAGTGCTACCCCAGCGTCCTGAACGTGCCTGAACCCATTGAG
Coding sequences:
- a CDS encoding inorganic diphosphatase, whose translation is MNLWNELPVGPDWPEVINVIVEIPKGSRNKYEYDKRLGVIKLNRVLFSSLYYPGDYGLIPRTHYEDGDPLDVLVMINEPTFPGCVLEARPVAFFRMMDRDLPDDKVLAVPASDPLYTEIRDLEDVPPHFLREVAHFFSVYKDLEEIRVKPIGWEPREAAYEHIRHAVELYSREGARLR
- a CDS encoding S41 family peptidase, with amino-acid sequence MRTTRYVLSAFVIFALIIGAFGAGFVARGWLTARYQQQPASVEQQFAIFWEAWNIAQENFVDPTALDPKAMTYGAIRGMLDSLGDIGHTRFLTPKDLAEERVSMTGKYSGIGAEIGMRDGRPVIIAPFDGSPAQQAGIQAGDYIIRVDGEDTSGLSLDEVVARIRGPEGSQVTLTIMRPGSASLLEFTIVREVIRIAAVSWAMIPETHIAHIRISQFSATALPGLKDALTAAKNAGAQALIVDVRNNPGGLLDQAVSVASQFLASGNVVLEERRDGSRKPYPVERGGLAVDIPIAVLVNEGSASASEIFAGAIQDNGRGVIVGQPTFGTGTVLSTFNLSDGSAILLGTAQWLTPSGRSLRRQGITPDEVVALPADGTILTPAKSGTLAPDEIEKAGDTQLARAIRILAPQTATASGFAAATTVPDRQCSSVSR
- a CDS encoding Crp/Fnr family transcriptional regulator, with translation MEGLASLFRPRTVGKDEYLFFEGDPADTLYLVGSGRIKVLKHSDTGKEMLLEIVSAGDTVGEIGILDGSVYPVSAQAMETSQVWGIRRADYLRALDRHPELALQTARSLGKRLQEAYQTMMSLAVERVERRIARVLLKLAAATGQRTGEGILINAPITRQDIADMTGTTVETAIRVMSRWTKRGIIRSRRGRITLVQPHQLVLIAEEVGRE